One stretch of Periplaneta americana isolate PAMFEO1 chromosome 1, P.americana_PAMFEO1_priV1, whole genome shotgun sequence DNA includes these proteins:
- the LOC138703049 gene encoding uncharacterized protein: MACWGTSGLSYLGFLLLAVFQTTIDAYISVDMSVNCVPEGAPAVLQLQSTGYRAAAILELNVKTPFTPVADPQTGDARCRLELTAPEGHQLIVHLDHLNLLSYLRPAEKRQGFQPCFLKVSQVGKELDDLGSRTVDLCDGNSAPRNSLFMGEHLAVSWSPPDPRLAQKMVTKRLIITAVGRWPTVCSAEQRTFCVTLALCIPTEMVCDGFHNCPLAGDDEDPDKCDAMPLKMALSSEEGQQDPRRVLGFLSKAVLNTFGKDRSKDGTTTPPPENKRHSGFELTKGMLRDMSDLLLKQLLSRHRSGNTSLAANSSTSTTTARPPWKDVQTDSSDMGSIPAALAHYGPWGYLMLGMLICGAVLMLCGLWECCCRSSKHRIPGGGPVSTSAATTVFIINSAGGIGPSHRRSSGPPSEEPPPTPGPPSYEELDQPPPYSSLFPLTKIRTAESLNEEDSRVISGDHI; the protein is encoded by the exons TGGACATGAGTGTGAACTGCGTGCCGGAAGGCGCCCCCGCAGTGCTACAGCTCCAGTCCACAGGGTACCGCGCAGCGGCCATCCTGGAGCTGAACGTGAAGACGCCCTTCACGCCAGTGGCGGATCCGCAGACGGGGGACGCCAGGTGTCGCCTGGAGCTGACGGCGCCCGAGGGTCACCAGCTGATCGTGCACCTCGACCACCTGAACCTGCTGTCGTACCTCAGGCCCGCGGAGAAGCGGCAGGGGTTCCAGCCCTGTTTCCTCAAAGTG TCCCAGGTGGGCAAGGAGCTGGACGACCTGGGATCGAGGACGGTGGACCTGTGCGACGGTAACAGCGCCCCGCGGAATTCGCTGTTCATGGGGGAGCACCTCGCCGTGTCGTGGTCGCCCCCCGACCCCAGACTGGCGCAGAAGATGGTGACCAAGCGCCTCATCATCACAGCTGTCGGTCGAT GGCCCACGGTGTGCAGCGCGGAGCAGCGCACCTTCTGCGTGACGCTGGCGCTGTGCATCCCCACCGAGATGGTGTGCGACGGCTTCCACAACTGCCCGCTGGCGGGCGACGACGAGGACCCCGACAAGTGCGACGCCATGCCGCTCAAGATGGCGCTGTCCTCTGAGGAGGGCCAGCAGGACCCGCGCCGCGTGCTGGGCTTCCTCAGCAAGGCGGTGCTCAACACCTTCGGCAAGGACCGCTCCAAGGACGGCACTACCACGCCCCCGCCCGAGAACAAGAGGCACTCGGGCTTCGAACTCACGAAGGGCATGCTGAGGGACATGTCGGACCTGCTACTCAAGCAGCTGCTGAGCAGGCACAGGAGCGGCAACACCAGCCTGGCTGCGAACTCCAGCACCTCCACCACCACCGCCAGGCCGCCCTGGAAGGACGTGCAGACAG ACTCTTCAGACATGGGCTCCATCCCTGCAGCCCTGGCCCACTACGGTCCCTGGGGCTACCTGATGCTGGGCATGCTGATCTGCGGGGCCGTGCTCATGCTGTGCGGCCTCTGGGAGTGCTGCTGCCGGTCGTCGAAGCACAGAATCCCGGGCGGAGGTCCAGTCAGCACGTCTGCAGCCACCACCGTGTTCATCATCAACAGCGCGGGGGGCATCGGGCCCAGCCACCGACGGAGCAGCGGGCCCCCGTCCGAGGAGCCGCCCCCCACGCCGGGGCCCCCCTCGTACGAGGAGCTGGACCAGCCGCCCCCCTACAGCTCTCTGTTCCCCCTGACCAAGATACGAACCGCGGAGTCCTTGAACGAGGAGGACAGCAGGGTCATCAGCGGAGACCACATCTGA